In Janthinobacterium lividum, the genomic stretch TCGGGGTGACCTGTCTATTGTATTTCAACCGTAAGTTATATGACTTGCAGTTTTTGGCCCGTGTCGACACCGAACTCGCGCGCTATAACGATCTGATGCGTGCGGTGGCGGATCACTTCAAACGCCAGCCAATCAAACACGATTCGACGATGGCCGGAGAGTATGTCGATATGTCGAAGATTTTCCTATACGGAAGAAACCTCAACAAGGAATTGTTAATCGAGTATTCGGATGACGATACGTTGATCGCGAAGCTGCGCGAGAACCTTGCGCTGCTGGAGGAGCTTTCGAAAAGTGTTTTCAAGAACGAAGACATCGTTGCTGCCAGCTGGAAATCGATGCCCGTTCCACTTGCCGAACGGGGCAACGGCGAAGTCTTTGATGAAGCAGCGATGGCGTCTAAGTGAAATCCGGAAGTATCGGGCGCATCAGCTGATGAGTGCGCAATCCGGATCGGTCGGGTAGCTCAGATTCTCTCGCAAGCCACAGCGGTAGTGCCAGTAGCGGTGCAGCCTGCCGTGCCAGACCGGCTTCGAATGCAATATATGAGGAGAAATAGTTTGTCACCATTTGAACGAAACCTGGGTATTCGGAATGCCGTGCTCGACGTCCTGCGTCAGGGTGGCTACTATTCGCGGATCATGGATGGCGAGGCGGGGCTCGAACGCGTCAAGGAGTTCCTGCTGCGCATGGAGCAGCCGACTCATGGCACGCGCCAACCGATGCAGCACCCAACGTTTCTGCCTATTTTTCCGGGACTGGATAACCGGCCGATGCGTAGCCCGGAAAACGACCCGGTAGCGGAGTACCTGCGCCAGGCCACGCCGACAATCCGGGAAGAAGCCCTGCGTCTGAGGGATCGCACGATATCGTACACCGAAGGAATTCTGTCACGCGGAACCTGGCGGATATATCCGCTGTGGTATATGGGTACCAGCCTGTCATTTCTCACTATTCACTGTCCGCAGATCAAGCGTATCGCCGCCGAGATTCCGGGTTGTGGCATGGCATACCCATTCTCGGAAGCCCTGCTTTCATGGCAGGATCCCCATACGCATTTGGGAGCGCATTGCAGTATCGATGCGCTGCGCCTGCGTTATAGCGTAGGCATCATCATCGACGCCGAATGCACATTGCGCGTCGCTGATATCAAAAAACAATGGCAGACAGGTGAATCCATCATCTTCGAGGATTGCTTCGAGCATGAGGCTTGGAACGGCGATAAGAGCCGTCTGGTTTTCATCATTGATGTTTGGCATCCCGATCTCACGCTGCTCGAGCGGGAGGCTTTGCAAAGCGCTTTCCGCAAGCGTGAGGTGCGAGAAATCCTTTACGAAAGCCGTATGTCCGAACAGATGAGGCCATTTCTGCAGCGCCGTTTCATCGAAGAGGATCAGGATCCGGTGGTGCAACGCTACTGGGACCCAAATGCAGTCATTTCGCGCCCCAAGATCGAGGATTGGGGGACTTGGGACACCGTTCCTCGTTTCTCGTGAAAGTGACAGGCGCGTTACCAGGCCTTCGCTTTCTCTGATCTTTCCGCGCGCCACGTCACTGTACTGACATGGTTTTTCATGGTCTTGCTACCTGGTTGTCGTCAATGAGTAATGTTGGTTTCAGTAATTGGTTTCACACGCCATTTGAAAAGCATATTGAAGCAGGAGCGACGGCCAAGCTGTTTTGCTTTCCCTATGCGGGAGCCGGAACCACTTCGTATCATGCATTTTGCAAGGCGTTACCCGCGCATATTATTCCTTTCGTCGCAAAGCTACCTGGTCGCGAAACGACCCGTAATCAGGCTCCGCTGACCGATATCCACGACATCGTCCAGCAGTTGACCCGGGCAATACGGCCGTGCCTTGGCGCTGAACCCGTGGTTTTCTGGGGCCATAGCATGGGCGCTCTGGTCGCGTTCGAGGTCGCTCGGCTGTTGGGTGCTGACCTGGGACCGCGCCAGCTAATCGTCTCGGGACATGCCGCGCCGCATATACCAGCCCCACCGCGGCCGATATCGGTGGATGAAATGAATGACGCACACTTTGTCCGAATGCTGGAAAGTTACAACGGTATGCCTTCAGCAATTTTGGAAAATTCCGACTTGCTCAAGCTGATTTTGCCGCAACTGAGGGCTGACTTCCTGGCCTTGGATTGTTACCGGTATGTTCCAGGCGCCCGGCTTGAGTGCGACATTTTATGTATCAACGGCGAGTCTGATCGCTTAGTCAAGCGCGAACAGGTACTGGCCTGGCGCGAGGAGACCAGGGGCAGCTTCTCTTGCGAGTGGTTGCCCGGATCGCATTTTTTCATCAATGAAAACCGCGCTGCGCTGGTACGAATAATCGCTGAGGCAATCGAAGACAAGCGCGTTGGACCGGGGCTGAACTTTTAGGGGGCGAGCACTATGCTGGAAGTTGTCAATACTTATCTACATGGATACATGGCGATGCCGATGCTGGGTGTTTGCCGTGATCTCGGGATTTTCTCGGCAATGGAAAAGGGACCGGTCAGCGTACGGCAGATCAGCGATGACTTATCGGCCAACGCCGGATATTGTGGCCTCGTATTCCGTGCCTTGCATGCTCTGGGCTGTATCGAATCGACAGACCGTGAGGTGTACACGCTCAGTGAACGGTTTCGTCGTGGCTGGAACGTGCCCGCGTTGATCGAGGATATCTACCGGATCGATTTCGGCGCCTATCTTTGGAATGGGGCGGAGGTTGAGCGCCTTGATCACTGGTTGATCGCGTCGGCCCGCGGATGGAACACGAGTGATACCGAACTCGGCAACCTGATGGACGGTGCGATCATGGTGCCGCTGTTGCTGGCGTTAGCCCAAAAAGGCATCGGGCAGGAGTCGAGTTCTTCCGGTGCACTGGCGCCCCATGTCCATCTACATGTCCAGCCACAGTTACAAGCCTACTTAGCGGCGAAGGACATGCTGGAGCATGGCGCATCGTTCACGCTCAATGAGCGCGGCCTGTACTTGTGCGAGCGGGCGCTAACAATGGCGTCCACTGCATCTTACAGACCGATGCTGCTGGGGCTGCGGGAGCTCTTGTGTGGCGATCCGTCGCGCGTGCTCGGACGCGATGCAGATGGCCACGAAACGCACGTGGACCGCACGCTCAATGTTATTGGTAGCGGATTCCAGCACAACAAATATTTCAAGGATCTCGCCGAACTGGTGGTCGCTATATTCGACAGTGAACCGCTGGAAGAGCAGCCGCGCTACATCATCGACATGGGATGCGGCGACGGCGCCTTGCTGAAGACCTTGTATTCGGCCATTGCGGAACATAGTCTGCGCGGCCGGCACTTGGAGAAGTACCCCTTACTGTTGATCGGCGCGGACTTCAACGAGAAATCGCTACAGGCAGCGGCGCGCACCCTGGACGGCCTCCCGCATCTCGTGTTGAAGGGGGATATCGCCAAACCGCAGACGCTATTGGACGACCTGAAGGCCCATGGCGTGACCGATGCCGATGCGATGCTGCACGTGCGCTCATTCCTGGACCATGACCGGCCATTGCACGTGCAGCCGGACGTCGCCGATGCCCATCCGCGTGACGATCTCATTTACGTCAATGCCGCGGGTGACCGGATCGGCTCAGTGGCCATCACGCGCGACTTGCGCGAGCATCTGGCGCGCTGGTCGGGTATCCTGGGGCGACACGGCCTTATCCTGCTCGAAGTCTTTTCCTTGCCGGTTGATTTGACCCGGGAGTACTTCAGCCAGACAGAATGTTTTCACTTCGATTTCTACCACGCGATGTCCAGGCAAGCGCTGGTCGGAGCCGGGACGTTTCACCAGGCTTTGGCAAGCGCTGGCCTGTATCCGAATCGGGAGTCGCTGGTTCGCTATCCCAGCACCATGCCGTTTTCGCGCATCGTGTTGCAACATGTGCAGTCCAAGCCGTTCGCGGTGCGGCCGCTACGCCTGGACGATGTCCCCGATCTGCTGGCCATTGACCGCGCCTGCTGGCCTGAAAACCTGCGCTTGACGGTTGGCGAGATCGAGCGGCGCCATGCCATGTTCCCCGAGGGGCAGTTCGTGGTCGAGTACGAGCAGCGTGTCGTCGGCGTGCTGTACACCCAGCGCATCGACGACCTCGAGCGGATCCTGGCTTCGCAGTACACGGATTATCTCAACGCGCACGTCGATCAAGGACACTATTGGCAACTGCTCGGCCTAAGCATGCATCCCGACTATCAGTCACTCGCCCTGGGTGATCAACTGCTGGAACATGTGCTGGATATGGCGGCGCTGACGGCAGGGGTGGAAGCGGTCTACGGTATTACCCGTTGCCTGTCATTCCGCGCCCAAT encodes the following:
- a CDS encoding thioesterase II family protein, with the protein product MSNVGFSNWFHTPFEKHIEAGATAKLFCFPYAGAGTTSYHAFCKALPAHIIPFVAKLPGRETTRNQAPLTDIHDIVQQLTRAIRPCLGAEPVVFWGHSMGALVAFEVARLLGADLGPRQLIVSGHAAPHIPAPPRPISVDEMNDAHFVRMLESYNGMPSAILENSDLLKLILPQLRADFLALDCYRYVPGARLECDILCINGESDRLVKREQVLAWREETRGSFSCEWLPGSHFFINENRAALVRIIAEAIEDKRVGPGLNF
- a CDS encoding aspartyl/asparaginyl beta-hydroxylase domain-containing protein codes for the protein MSPFERNLGIRNAVLDVLRQGGYYSRIMDGEAGLERVKEFLLRMEQPTHGTRQPMQHPTFLPIFPGLDNRPMRSPENDPVAEYLRQATPTIREEALRLRDRTISYTEGILSRGTWRIYPLWYMGTSLSFLTIHCPQIKRIAAEIPGCGMAYPFSEALLSWQDPHTHLGAHCSIDALRLRYSVGIIIDAECTLRVADIKKQWQTGESIIFEDCFEHEAWNGDKSRLVFIIDVWHPDLTLLEREALQSAFRKREVREILYESRMSEQMRPFLQRRFIEEDQDPVVQRYWDPNAVISRPKIEDWGTWDTVPRFS